A genome region from Hippopotamus amphibius kiboko isolate mHipAmp2 chromosome 1, mHipAmp2.hap2, whole genome shotgun sequence includes the following:
- the UNC5A gene encoding netrin receptor UNC5A: protein MAVRSGLWPAFLGIVLAAWLRGSGAQQSATVANPVANPVPGSNPDLLPHFLVEPEDVYIVKNKPVLLVCKATPATQIFFKCNGEWVRQVDHVIERSTDGSSGLPAMEVRINVSRQQVEKVFGLEEYWCQCVAWSSSGTTKSQKAYIRIAYLRKNFEQEPLAKEVSLEQGIVLPCRPPEGIPPAEVEWLRNEDLVDPSLDPNVYITREHSLVVRQARLADTANYTCVAKNIVARRRSTSAAVIVYVDGSWSPWSKWSACGLDCTHWRSRECSEPAPRNGGEECRGADLDTRNCTSDLCVHTASGPEDVALYVGLIAVAVCLLLLLLVLILVYCRKKEGLDSDVADSSILTSGFQPVSIKPSKADNPHLLTIQPDLSTTTTTYQGSLCPRQDGPSPKFQLSNGHLLSPLGGGRHTLHHSSPTSEAEDFVSRLSTQNYFRSLPRGTSNMAYGTFNFLGGRLMIPNTGISLLIPPDAIPRGKIYEVYLTLHKPEDVRLPLAGCQTLLSPVVSCGPPGVLLTRPVILAMDHCGEPSPDSWSLRLKKQSCEGSWEDVLHLGEEAPSHLYYCQLEAGACFVFTEQLGRFALVGEALSVAAAKRLKLLLFAPVACTSLEYNIRVYCLHDTQDALKEVVQLEKQLGGQLIQEPRVLHFKDSYHNLRLSIHDVPSSLWKSKLLVSYQEIPFYHIWNGTQQYLRCTFTLERVSPSTSDLACKVWVWQVEGDGQSFQVNFNITKDTRFAELLALESEGGLPALVGPSAFKIPFLIRQKIITSLDPPCSRGADWRTLAQKLHLDSHLSFFASKPSPTAMILNLWEARHFPNGNLSQLAAAVAGLGQPDAGLFTVSEAEC from the exons GTGCCCAGCAGAGTGCCACGGTGGCCAACCCGGTGGCCAACCCGGTGCCCGGCTCCAACCCAGACCTGCTTCCCCATTTCCTGGTGGAGCCCGAGGACGTGTACATCGTCAAGAACAAGCCGGTGCTGCTGGTGTGCAAGGCCACGCCCGCCACACAGATCTTCTTCAAGTGCAACGGGGAGTGGGTACGCCAGGTGGACCACGTGATCGAGCGCAGCACGGATGGGAGCAGTG GACTGCCCGCCATGGAGGTCCGCATCAATGTCTCGAGGCAGCAGGTGGAGAAGGTGTTTGGGCTGGAGGAGTACTGGTGCCAGTGCGTGGCGTGGAGCTCTTCAGGCACCACCAAGAGTCAGAAGGCCTACATCCGCATTGCCT ATTTGCGCAAGAACTTTGAGCAGGAGCCACTGGCCAAGGAGGTGTCCCTGGAGCAGGGCATCGTGCTGCCCTGCCGCCCGCCGGAGGGCATCCCCCCAGCCGAG GTGGAGTGGCTCCGGAACGAGGACCTGGTGGACCCATCCCTGGACCCCAACGTGTACATCACGCGGGAGCACAGCCTGGTGGTACGACAGGCCCGCCTGGCTGACACGGCCAACTACACCTGCGTGGCCAAGAACATCGTCGCTCGTCGCCGCAGCACCTCCGCTGCTGTCATCGTCTACG TGGATGGCAGCTGGAGCCCGTGGAGCAAGTGGTCGGCCTGTGGGCTCGACTGCACCCACTGGCGGAGCCGCGAGTGCTCTGAGCCAGCACCCCGCAATGGAGGGGAGGAGTGCCGAGGCGCTGACCTGGACACCCGCAATTGTACCAGCGACCTCTGCGTGCACA CCGCTTCCGGCCCAGAGGACGTGGCCCTCTACGTGGGTCTCATAGCCGTGGCCGTgtgtctcctcctcctgctgctggtcCTCATCCTTGTGTATTGCCGCAAGAAGGAGGGACTGGACTCGGACGTGGCCGACTCGTCCATTCTCACCTCAGGCTTCCAGCCCGTCAGCATCAAGCCCAGCAAAGCAG ACAATCCCCATCTGCTCACCATCCAGCCAGAcctcagcaccaccaccaccacctaccaGGGCAGTCTGTGTCCTCGGCAAGATGGGCCCAGTCCCAAGTTCCAGCTCAGCAACGGGCACCTGCTCAGCCCGCTGGGTGGTGGCCGCCACACGCTGCACCACAGCTCACCCACCTCCGAGGCTGAGGACTTCGTCTCCCGCCTCTCCACCCAGAATTACTTCCGCTCCCTGCCCCGTGGCACCAGCAACATGGCCTATGGGACCTTCAACTTCCTCGGGGGTCGGCTGATGATCCCTAATACAG GCATCAGCCTCCTCATCCCCCCGGACGCCATACCCCGAGGAAAGATCTACGAGGTTTACCTCACGCTGCACAAGCCGGAGGATGTGAG GTTGCCCCTAGCCGGCTGTCAGACCCTGCTGAGTCCTGTCGTTAGCTGCGGGCCCCCCGGGGTCCTGCTCACCCGGCCCGTCATCCTCGCCATGGACCACTGTGGGGAGCCCAGCCCCGACAGCTGGAGCCTGCGCCTCAAAAAGCAGTCCTGCGAAGGCAGCTGGGAG GACGTGCTGCACCTGGGCGAGGAGGCGCCCTCCCACCTCTACTACTGCCAGCTGGAGGCCGGCGCCTGCTTTGTGTTCACCGAGCAGTTGGGCCGATTTGCCCTGGTGGGAGAGGCCCTCAGCGTGGCCGCGGCCAAGCGCCTCAAGCTGCTCCTCTTTGCCCCCGTGGCCTGCACCTCCCTCGAGTACAACATCCGAGTCTACTGCCTGCATGACACCCAGGACGCGCTCAAg GAGGTGGTGCAGCTGGAGAAGCAGCTGGGAGGACAGCTGATCCAGGAGCCTCGCGTCCTGCACTTCAAGGACAGTTACCACAACTTGCGCCTGTCCATCCACGACGTGCCCAGCTCCCTGTGGAAGAGCAAGCTCCTCGTCAGCTACCAG gagaTCCCCTTCTATCACATCTGGAACGGCACACAGCAGTACCTGCGCTGCACCTTCACCTTGGAGCGCGTCAGCCCCAGCACCAGCGACCTGGCCTGCAAGGTGTGGGTGTGGCAGGTGGAGGGCGACGGGCAGAGCTTCCAAGTCAACTTCAACATCACCAAG gacACCAGATTCGCTGAGCTGCTGGCCTTGGAGAGTGAAGGGGGGCTTCCAGCCCTCGTGGGCCCCAGTGCCTTCAAGATCCCCTTCCTCATTCGCCAGAAGATCATTACCAGCCTGGACCCACCCTGTAGCCGGGGTGCCGACTGGCGGACTCTGGCCCAGAAACTCCACCTGGACAG CCATCTCAGCTTCTTTGCCTCCAAGCCCAGCCCCACAGCCATGATCCTCAACCTGTGGGAGGCGCGGCACTTCCCCAACGGCAACCTCAGCCAGCTGGCTGCCGCAGTGGCCGGACTTGGCCAGCCAGATGCTGGCCTCTTCACCGTGTCGGAGGCCGAGTGCTGA
- the LOC130859530 gene encoding hexokinase-3, with the protein MEQALRGQASPAPAVRMLPTYVGSIPHGTEQGDFVVLELGATGASLRVLWVSLMGTEGHTMEPQSQEFVIPQEVMLGPGQQLFDFAARCLSEFLDALPVGNQRLQLGFNFSFPCHQTGLDKSSLISWTKGFRCSGVEGQDVVQLLRDAIQRQGAYNIDVVAVVNDTVGTMMGCEPGLGPCEVGLVVDTGTNACYMEEARHVAVLDEDRGRICISVEWGSFSDDGALGPVLTIFDRTLDHESLNPGAQRFEKMIGGLYLGELVRLVLVHLAQRGVLFGGYTSPALLSQGGILLEHVAEMEGPSAGAARVHAVLQDLGLNPRASDTEFVQHVCAAVCTRAAQLCAAALAAVLSRLRHSREQQTLHIAVATGGRVFARHPRFLSALQETVMLLAPECDVSFIPSVDGGGRGVAMVTAVAARLAAHRRLLEETLAPFRVTREQLAAVQAQMREAMAKGLQGEASSLRMLPTYVRATPDGSERGDFLALDLGGTNFRVLLVRVTTGGVQITNQVYSIPECVAQGSGQQLFDHIVDCIVDFQQKQGLSGQSLPLGFTFSFPCRQLGLDQGILLNWTKGFNASDCEGQDVVGLLREAIRRREAVELNVIAIVNDTVGTMMSCGYEDPHCEVGLIVGTGTNACYMEELQNVASVPGDSGHMCINMEWGAFGDDGSLSMLSTRFDASVDQASINPGKQRFEKMISGMYLGEIVRHILLHLTSLGVLFRGQQTQLLQTRGIFKTKFLSEIESDSLALRQVRAILEDLGLPLTSDDTLMVLEVCQAVSQRAARLCGAGVAAVVEKIRENRGLEELSVSVGVDGTLYKLHPHFSSMVAATVRELAPRCEVTFLQSEDGSGKGAALVTAVACRLAQMTHV; encoded by the exons ATGGAGCAGGCACTGAGGGggcaggccagccctgcccctgctgtCCGGATGCTGCCCACATATGTGGGGTCTATTCCACATGGCACTG AACAAGGAGACTTTGTGGTGCTGGAGCTGGGGGCCACAGGGGCCTCGCTGCGTGTTCTATGGGTGTCCCTGATGGGCACTGAGGGGCACACGATGGAGCCCCAGAGCCAGGAGTTTGTGATCCCCCAAGAGGTGATGCTGGGTCCTGGTCAGCAG CTCTTTGACTTTGCCGCCCGCTGCCTGTCTGAGTTCCTGGATGCACTCCCCGTGGGCAATCAGCGTCTGCAGCTTGGGTTCAACTTCTCCTTCCCTTGTCACCAGACAGGCCTGGACAAG AGCAGCCTCATTTCCTGGACCAAAGGCTTTAGGTGCAGTGGTGTGGAAGGCCAGGATGTGGTCCAGTTGCTACGAGACGCCATCCAGAGGCAGGGA GCCTACAACATTGATGTGGTTGCCGTGGTGAATGACACAGTGGGCACCATGATGGGCTGCGAGCCAGGCCTTGGGCCGTGTGAAGTTGGGCTGGTTGTAG ACACTGGCACCAACGCGTGTTACATGGAGGAGGCACGGCATGTGGCAGTGCTGGACGAGGACCGGGGCCGCATCTGCATCAGCGTCGAGTGGGGCTCCTTCAGTGATGACGGGGCCCTGGGGCCAGTGCTCACCATCTTTGACCGCACCCTGGACCACGAGTCCCTGAATCCGGGTGCCCAGAG GTTTGAGAAGATGATTGGGGGCCTGTACCTGGGTGAGCTGGTGCGGCTGGTGCTGGTTCACCTGGCCCAGCGCGGGGTCCTCTTTGGCGGCTACACGTCCCCTGCCCTGCTAAGCCAAGGCGGCATCCTCCTGGAACATGTGGCCGAGATGGAGGG TCCCTCTGCTGGGGCAGCCCGTGTGCACGCTGTCCTGCAGGACCTGGGCCTGAACCCGAGGGCCTCAGATACCGAGTTCGTGCAGCACGTGTGCGCGGCTGTGTGCACGCGGGCTGCCCAGCTCTGTGCCGCTGCCCTGGCTGCTGTCCTCTCCCGCCTCCGGCACAGCCGGGAGCAGCAGACCCTTCACATCGCTGTGGCCACTGGAGGCCGCGTGTTTGCGCGACACCCCAG GTTCCTCAGCGCCCTGCAGGAGACAGTGATGCTCCTGGCTCCTGAATGTGACGTCTCCTTCATCCCCTCTGTGGACGGGGGTGGCCGGGGGGTGGCGATGGTGACTGCTGTGGCTGCCCGCCTGGCTGCCCACCGGCGCCTGCTGGAGGAGACCCTGGCACCATTCCGTGTGACCCGTGAGCAGCTGGCAGCAGTGCAAGCACAGATGCGAGAGGCCATGGCCAAGGGGCTCCAAGGGGAAGCCTCCTCCCTCCGCATGCTGCCCACGTACGTGCGGGCCACGCCTGATGGCAGTG AGCGTGGGGACTTCCTGGCCTTGGACCTGGGGGGCACCAACTTCCGGGTCCTCCTGGTGCGTGTGACCACTGGAGGTGTGCAGATAACCAACCAGGTCTACTCCATCCCGGAGTGTGTGGCCCAGGGCTCTGGACAGCAG CTCTTTGACCACATTGTGGACTGCATCGTGGACTTCCAGCAGAAGCAAGGCCTGAGTGGGCAGAGCCTCCCCCTGGGTTTCACCTTCTCCTTCCCGTGCAGGCAGCTCGGCCTGGACCAG GGCATCCTCCTGAACTGGACAAAGGGTTTCAATGCATCTGACTGCGAGGGCCAAGACGTCGTGGGTCTGCTGCGGGAAGCCATCAGGCGCAGAGAG GCAGTGGAGCTGAATGTGATTGCCATTGTCAATGACACGGTGGGGACCATGATGTCCTGTGGCTACGAGGACCCCCACTGCGAGGTCGGCCTCATCGTCG GAACTGGCACCAATGCCTGCTACATGGAGGAGCTCCAGAATGTGGCAAGCGTGCCCGGGGATTCAGGCCACATGTGCATCAACATGGAGTGGGGTGCCTTTGGGGACGACGGCTCCCTCAGCATGCTCAGCACCCGTTTTGATGCAAGTGTGGACCAGGCATCCATCAACCCCGGCAAGCAGAG GTTTGAGAAGATGATCAGTGGCATGTACCTGGGGGAGATTGTCCGCCACATCCTCTTGCATTTGACCAGCCTTGGAGTTCTCTTCCGGGGACAGCAGACCCAGCTCCTTCAGACCAGGGGCATCTTCAAGACCAAGTTTCTCTCTGAGATTGAAAG TGACAGCCTGGCCCTGAGGCAGGTCCGAGCCATCCTGGAGGATCTGGGCCTGCCCCTGACCTCAGATGATACGCTGATGGTCCTGGAGGTGTGCCAGGCCGTGTCCCAGAGGGCCGCCCGGCTTTGTGGGGCAGGTGTGGCTGCCGTGGTGGAGAAGATCCGTGAGAACCGGGGCCTGGAAGAGCTGAGCGTGTCCGTGGGGGTGGATGGGACCCTCTACAAGCTGCACCCTCA CTTCTCCAGCATGGTGGCAGCCACGGTGCGGGAGCTGGCCCCTCGCTGTGAGGTCACCTTCCTGCAATCGGAGGACGGGTCCGGCAAAGGTGCGGCCCTGGTCACCGCTGTTGCCTGCCGCCTTGCCCAGATGACCCATGTCTGA